The following coding sequences are from one Nicotiana tabacum cultivar K326 chromosome 1, ASM71507v2, whole genome shotgun sequence window:
- the LOC107774563 gene encoding gibberellin 20 oxidase 3-like encodes MAPGVEEDHVETLSMNGNKMQVKDFIWSEEEWPAIKHDDFGDVINDIPVISLNGIWDSQELYENVCQDMVKASEKWGFFKLVDHGVPSEIVENYTSRLHELFDLPMEQKLKGGKTSSLPLGYYASNPEYEQNLPWAEILQLLQSPEMVVQFAKKVYGEQYHTFSNAMIEYMKEMDKLGMIIMEMLAHGLGLANDFFSKNFEEKEATIFRISRYPPCPLPEKIVGIGIHADPQTLTILYQDQVGGLQILKDDKQWIGVRPLPNSFVINIGDTLEAWTNGRLKSVIHRAVVNKEKQRLSMAYFLNPTSSATIECPPQLIDPVSNPRKYVSFTWAELRHHLLTTRRVRGKAVAINKFLISS; translated from the exons ATGGCACCTGGAGTTGAAGAAGACCATGTTGAGACACTTTCAATGAATGGCAACAAAATGCAAGTCAAAGATTTCATATGGTCTGAGGAAGAATGGCCTGCAATAAAGCACGATGATTTCGGAGATGTAATTAACGATATTCCAGTGATTAGTCTTAATGGTATTTGGGACAGTCAAGAACTATACGAAAATGTCTGCCAAGATATGGTGAAAGCAAGCGAAAAATGGGGATTCTTTAAGCTTGTGGATCATGGGGTACCTAGTGAGATCGTTGAGAATTATACCAGTCGCTTGCACGAGCTTTTTGATCTTCCCATGGAACAAAAGCTCAAAGGTGGCAAAACATCCAGCTTGCCGTTAGGGTATTACGCCTCAAATCCTGAGTATGAGCAAAACTTGCCTTGGGCTGAAATCTTGCAGCTGCTTCAGTCACCTGAAATGGTTGTCCAATTCGCCAAAAAGGTCTATGGGGAACAATACCACACATTTAG CAATGCAATGATAGAGTACATGAAAGAGATGGACAAGCTAGGAATGATTATAATGGAGATGTTGGCTCATGGATTAGGTCTAGCAAATGATTTCTTCAGCAAAAACTTTGAAGAAAAGGAGGCTACTATATTCAGGATAAGCAGATATCCCCCTTGTCCCCTCCCAGAGAAGATAGTAGGAATAGGGATCCATGCAGATCCACAAACCTTGACCATATTGTATCAAGATCAGGTTGgtggccttcaaatcctcaaggaTGACAAACAATGGATTGGAGTCCGCCCTCTTCCCAATTCATTTGTCATCAATATCGGCGACACCCTTGAG GCTTGGACAAATGGAAGGTTGAAAAGTGTTATACACAGGGCAGTGgtgaataaggaaaaacaaaggcTATCAATGGCATATTTCTTGAATCCAACAAGCAGTGCAACAATTGAATGCCCTCCTCAGCTTATTGATCCAGTTTCCAATCCTAGAAAATATGTATCTTTTACGTGGGCTGAGCTGCGGCATCATCTTTTGACTACCAGGAGAGTTAGGGGCAAAGCTGTTGCCATCAATAAATTCCTTATATCTAGTTGA
- the LOC107774562 gene encoding putative polyamine transporter At1g31830 — MKLRVSAHRETAIPMGDFNGAEYIGINEVPSPRANNARKVSVLPLVFLIFYEVSGGPFGVEDTVQAAGPLLALLGFLVFPFIWSIPEALITAEMGTMFPENGGYVVWVSSALGPYWGFQQGWMKWLSGVIDNALYPVMFLDYLKSAIPALGGGLPRTIAVLALTVVLTYMNYRGLTIVGWVAVSLGILSILPFVVIGLISIPKLKPERWLVADVRSVDWNLYLNTLFWNLNYWDSISTLAGEVHNPKKTLPKALFYAVILVVLSYFFPLLIGTGAVPLQRDLWTDGYFSDIAKMLGGVWLRVWIQGAAAMSNMGMFVAEMSSDSFQLLGMAERGMLPEFFAKRSCYGTPLLGILFSASGVVLLSWLSFQEIVAAENFLYCFGMILEFIAFVWLRIKCPNAPRPFKIPGGTVGAILLCIPPAILICVVLAFSSIKVMVVSLVAVAIGLVMQPCLKFIEKKRWLKFSVSSDLPDITTHGSLLH; from the exons ATG AAATTGAGGGTTTCAGCTCATAGAGAAACTGCAATTCCAATGGGAGATTTCAATGGTGCAGAGTACATAGGGATTAATGAGGTTCCATCTCCCAGAGCAAATAATGCTAGGAAAGTTTCAGTCTTGCCTTTagttttccttattttttatgAGGTTTCTGGTGGTCCTTTTGGTGTTGAGGACACTGTGCAGGCAGCTGGTCCTCTTCTTGCTCTTTTGGGGTTCTTGGTTTTCCCATTCATATGGAGTATTCCTGAGGCTCTAATTACAGCTGAAATGGGCACTATGTTCCCTGAAAATGGTGGTTATGTTGTGTGGGTATCATCTGCTTTAGGTCCATATTGGGGGTTTCAGCAAGGTTGGATGAAATGGCTGAGTGGAGTCATTGACAATGCACTTTACCCCGTTATGTTCTTAGATTACCTGAAATCAGCTATCCCTGCATTAGGTGGTGGCCTTCCTAGAACTATTGCGGTTTTGGCCCTTACTGTGGTTCTCACTTACATGAATTACAGAGGTTTAACTATTGTTGGATGGGTTGCTGTTTCGCTTGGTATATTGTCAATTCTTCCTTTTGTGGTTATTGGGCTCATTTCGATTCCCAAATTAAAGCCTGAAAGATGGTTAGTGGCCGATGTACGCAGTGTTGATTGGAACTTGTATCTGAATACTCTCTTCTGGAATCTGAATTATTGGGACTCGATAAGTACTCTTGCTGGAGAAGTACATAACCCAAAGAAGACTCTGCCCAAGGCTTTGTTTTATGCTGTGATTCTAGTCGTTCTGTCTTACTTTTTCCCTTTATTGATTGGTACTGGAGCTGTTCCCCTCCAGCGTGACTTGTGGACTGACGGCTATTTCTCTGATATTGCAAAAATGCTGGGTGGAGTCTGGCTTAGAGTTTGGATTCAAGGGGCTGCTGCAATGTCAAATATGGGGATGTTTGTAGCCGAGATGAGCAGCGACTCTTTCCAGTTACTTGGTATGGCGGAGAGGGGGATGCTCCCTGAGTTCTTCGCGAAGAGATCTTGTTATGGAACTCCTTTACTTGGGATTCTCTTCTCAGCTTCTGGTGTGGTTTTGCTCTCATGGCTGAGCTTTCAGGAGATAGTAGCAGCAGAAAATTTCTTGTATTGCTTTGGAATGATCTTGGAATTTATTGCATTTGTATGGTTAAGGATAAAATGCCCCAATGCACCACGCCCATTCAAGATACCGGGGGGAACTGTTGGAGCAATCCTGTTGTGTATACCTCCAGCCATTCTCATATGTGTCGTTTTGGCCTTCTCTTCAATCAAAGTGATGGTTGTAAGCCTCGTTGCCGTTGCAATTGGGTTGGTGATGCAACCATGTCTTAAGTTTATTGAGAAGAAGAGATGGTTGAAGTTCTCCGTTAGTTCTGATCTTCCTGATATTACAACACATGGATCCTTACTTCATTGA